In Drosophila innubila isolate TH190305 chromosome 2R unlocalized genomic scaffold, UK_Dinn_1.0 1_C_2R, whole genome shotgun sequence, the following are encoded in one genomic region:
- the LOC117785481 gene encoding uncharacterized protein LOC117785481 has product MIFRRCCFCVPLRRASMTIGTIFMSFFFIEMAIHGQQSFFISSKGNSWDIVQAIILTSGIIASILLIHGSYKENRCLVLVWVIVFLIIFISYVILTVVDVLFYQTRTIILIIEGCILVIMLYSLMVVHSYYDDLLKASTDAVQI; this is encoded by the exons ATGATCTTTCGGCGTTGCTGCTTCTGTGTGCCATTGCGTAGAGCTTCCATGACCATTGGTACAATCTTTATGAGCTTCTTCTTTATCGAAATGGCCATCCACGGCCAGCAGAGTTTCTTTATAT CTTCAAAGGGCAACAGCTGGGATATTGTGCAGGCTATTATTCTAACATCGGGTATTATTGCATCAATATTACTCATCCATGGGTCGTACAAG GAAAATCGATGTCTTGTATTAGTCTGGGTCATTGTCTTTCTGATTATATTCATCTCGTATGTAATACTGACCGTTGTAGATGTTCTTTTTTACCAGACCCGCACAATAATCCTTATCATTGAAGGTTGTATTCTTG TAATTATGCTTTACTCATTGATGGTTGTACACTCTTATTACGACGACCTTCTTAAAGCTTCAACCGATGCtgtacaaatataa
- the LOC117785480 gene encoding uncharacterized protein LOC117785480 — protein sequence MACRCKYFVKLLNKCCFCFTLRTGTLLLGCIFLTWFVYLCLGSAFMMECIFPNEYQHGVKDGAPAAPKTTMVFSFFGIIAAAMVCIGVHNNNELLFVPFLTLAPFYIIVHIVAMILYSFVWIIIVLFVITIVVLIYAWVVIYSYFTELRYAYEDELPQQTFI from the exons ATGGCCTGTCGCTGCAAGTACTTTGTAAAGCTCCTGAACAAGTGTTGTTTCTGCTTCACTCTGCGCACTGGCACATTGTTGTTGGGATGCATATTTCTGACATGGTTTGTGTACCTTTGTCTGGGCAGTGCCTTCATGATGGAGTGCATCTTCCCCAATGAATATCAACATGGTGTAAAAGACGGTGCACCAGCTGCACCAAAGACAACTATGGTCTTCTCCTTCTTCGGCATCATTGCGGCAGCAATGGTTTGCATTGGTGTGCATAAT AACAATGAGCTGTTGTTCGTACCATTTCTGACCTTAGCCCCGTTCTATATAATTGTCCACATAGTGGCAATGATATTGTACTCCTTCGTTTGGATTATAATCGTTCTATTTGTAATAACAATTG TTGTTCTGATCTATGCCTGGGTTGTGATCTATTCGTATTTCACCGAGCTACGTTATGCCTACGAAGATGAACTACCCCAGCAGACGTTTATCTGA